A section of the Deinococcus taeanensis genome encodes:
- a CDS encoding BMP family lipoprotein yields the protein MKKILTLALALTTAAASAQTVRVGIAYDAGGKFDKSFNQSAYEGTQRAVKNLGIQSKDFEPSDPSQTVSGIRQFANEGFDLTIGVGFANNGSISAVAKENPDLYFGLIDDVSPEKNVASLVFQEEQGSYLVGYLAGMNSSTGVVGFVGGMDIPLIHKFEAGYTAGVKAANPKAKVIAQYVGTTPEAWNNPGKAKEIAGSMRAKGADIIFAAAGGSGNGVIDYIKQTQCIKGSSLPSGVKFNTNNFAKIKKSATYTKACAGNTRPMFFIGVDSNQNYLGDFDKNPATMNHGLTSMLKRVDNAVYALIQDVKNDKFKGGERRFGLKDAGVGYAVDQYNKALISSAQVARVEAVKAKIISGAIKVPNK from the coding sequence ATGAAAAAGATCCTGACCCTGGCCCTTGCCCTGACCACCGCTGCGGCCTCTGCCCAGACTGTCCGCGTGGGCATCGCCTATGACGCGGGCGGCAAATTCGACAAGAGCTTCAACCAGAGCGCCTACGAAGGCACCCAGCGCGCCGTGAAGAACCTGGGCATCCAGTCCAAGGACTTCGAGCCCAGCGACCCCAGCCAGACCGTGTCCGGCATCCGCCAGTTCGCCAACGAAGGCTTCGATCTGACCATCGGCGTGGGCTTCGCCAACAACGGCTCCATCAGCGCCGTCGCCAAGGAGAACCCTGACCTGTACTTCGGCCTGATCGACGACGTCTCCCCTGAGAAGAACGTCGCCAGCCTCGTCTTCCAGGAAGAGCAGGGCAGCTACCTCGTGGGCTACCTCGCCGGCATGAACAGCTCGACCGGCGTCGTGGGCTTCGTGGGCGGCATGGACATCCCCCTGATCCACAAGTTCGAAGCCGGGTACACCGCCGGCGTGAAGGCCGCCAACCCCAAGGCCAAGGTCATCGCGCAGTACGTGGGCACCACCCCCGAAGCGTGGAACAACCCCGGTAAGGCCAAGGAAATCGCGGGCAGCATGCGCGCCAAGGGTGCAGACATCATCTTCGCCGCCGCGGGCGGTTCCGGCAACGGCGTGATCGACTACATCAAGCAGACGCAGTGCATCAAGGGCTCCAGCCTGCCGTCCGGCGTGAAGTTCAACACCAACAACTTCGCCAAGATCAAGAAGAGCGCCACGTACACCAAGGCGTGCGCCGGCAACACCCGCCCCATGTTCTTCATCGGCGTGGACAGCAACCAGAACTACCTGGGCGACTTCGACAAGAACCCCGCCACCATGAACCACGGTCTGACCAGCATGCTCAAGCGTGTGGACAACGCCGTGTACGCCCTGATCCAGGACGTCAAGAACGACAAGTTCAAGGGTGGCGAGCGCCGCTTCGGTCTGAAGGACGCGGGCGTCGGCTACGCCGTCGACCAGTACAACAAGGCCCTGATCAGCAGCGCGCAGGTGGCCCGGGTCGAGGCCGTGAAGGCCAAGATCATCAGCGGCGCCATCAAAGTGCCCAACAAGTAA
- the nusB gene encoding transcription antitermination factor NusB: MTRRREKAAAAAPVGTRRAAREFAFRVLFEADRGDLPLQSVFNRAEAAMRAGDDTSPPLSEDALSFAQELVQGIGRARPDIDATLRRTIRGWSFDQMAQTDLNILRLAVYEMTSTTEPHPPVIESAVRIARKFGGDDSGRFVNGVLAGLSRSMKSAAAPAPDPETPE, from the coding sequence GTGACGCGCCGGCGCGAGAAGGCCGCCGCCGCCGCCCCGGTGGGAACCCGCCGCGCAGCACGGGAATTTGCGTTCCGCGTGCTGTTTGAAGCTGACCGGGGGGACCTGCCCCTGCAGAGTGTCTTCAACCGCGCCGAGGCCGCCATGCGCGCCGGCGATGACACGTCCCCGCCCCTGAGCGAGGACGCCCTGAGTTTCGCGCAGGAACTCGTGCAGGGCATCGGCCGCGCCCGGCCCGACATCGACGCCACGCTGCGCCGCACCATCCGCGGCTGGAGTTTCGACCAGATGGCCCAGACCGACCTGAACATCCTGCGTCTGGCGGTGTACGAGATGACCTCCACCACCGAACCCCACCCGCCCGTGATTGAAAGCGCGGTGCGCATCGCCCGGAAGTTCGGTGGAGATGATTCCGGCCGGTTCGTGAACGGCGTGCTGGCCGGGCTGAGCCGCAGCATGAAAAGTGCAGCTGCCCCCGCACCCGACCCGGAGACCCCGGAGTGA
- a CDS encoding Asp23/Gls24 family envelope stress response protein, with amino-acid sequence MATPEVEISKNVLMDIAATTLDGIEGTEVAAAALKVGEVLRNQNPGRKARALRVSREGNDVTVDVGLNVEYGRNLNATAEKVQQAVCENIELMTGLKVRAVNVTVQNVCLPKGSGA; translated from the coding sequence ATGGCAACACCCGAAGTGGAAATCAGCAAGAACGTCCTGATGGACATCGCCGCCACCACCCTGGACGGCATCGAGGGCACCGAGGTGGCCGCCGCCGCCCTGAAGGTCGGCGAGGTGCTGCGCAACCAGAACCCCGGCCGCAAAGCGCGCGCGCTGCGCGTCAGCCGCGAGGGCAACGACGTGACCGTGGACGTCGGCCTGAACGTCGAATACGGCCGGAACCTCAACGCCACCGCCGAGAAGGTCCAGCAGGCCGTGTGCGAGAACATTGAACTGATGACCGGGCTGAAGGTCCGCGCAGTGAACGTCACCGTGCAGAACGTCTGCCTGCCCAAAGGAAGTGGCGCGTGA
- the folD gene encoding bifunctional methylenetetrahydrofolate dehydrogenase/methenyltetrahydrofolate cyclohydrolase FolD has translation MTTAERAPARPLAGPPAAAALLGEAARRAQALPTTPNLALVRVGEDPASVSYVKGKAKKAAEVGLRSQVHALPEHTTAAELLTLIHTLNANDDVHGILVQLPLPAHLDPQPALLALDPRKDVDGLHPVSTGLLWSAQPGLRPCTPAGVMALLAHYEVPVAGSRAVIVGRSVLVGRPMAALLLNASATVTVAHSRTPDLGAVTRDADLLIVAAGQAHLITPDMVKPGATVIDVGINRVPTGDGRGRLTGDVHPDVGLVAGALTPVPGGVGPMTVAQLLMNTVLAAERQHVEVHGELVR, from the coding sequence GTGACGACCGCCGAGCGGGCCCCCGCCCGCCCCCTGGCCGGCCCGCCCGCCGCGGCCGCCCTGCTGGGCGAAGCGGCCCGGCGGGCCCAGGCGCTCCCGACCACGCCGAACCTCGCGCTCGTGCGCGTCGGGGAGGACCCGGCCAGCGTGTCGTACGTCAAAGGCAAAGCGAAGAAGGCCGCGGAGGTGGGGCTGCGCAGCCAGGTGCACGCCCTGCCCGAGCACACCACGGCCGCCGAACTGCTCACCCTGATTCACACGTTGAATGCCAACGACGATGTGCATGGCATTCTGGTGCAGCTGCCGCTCCCGGCCCACCTGGACCCGCAACCCGCGCTGCTGGCGCTGGACCCGCGCAAGGACGTGGACGGCCTGCATCCGGTCAGCACGGGGCTGCTGTGGAGCGCCCAGCCGGGCCTGCGCCCCTGCACCCCCGCCGGCGTGATGGCGCTGCTCGCCCATTATGAGGTGCCCGTCGCCGGCAGCCGGGCTGTGATCGTGGGCCGCAGCGTCCTGGTGGGCCGCCCCATGGCGGCGCTGCTGCTGAATGCCAGCGCCACCGTGACCGTCGCGCACAGCCGCACCCCGGACCTGGGGGCCGTGACCCGCGACGCGGACCTGCTGATCGTGGCAGCCGGGCAGGCCCACCTGATCACACCTGACATGGTGAAGCCCGGCGCCACCGTGATTGACGTCGGCATCAACCGGGTGCCCACCGGGGATGGCCGGGGCCGCCTGACCGGCGACGTCCATCCGGACGTGGGGCTGGTGGCCGGCGCGCTGACGCCCGTCCCTGGCGGCGTTGGGCCCATGACGGTAGCGCAGCTGCTGATGAACACTGTTCTGGCCGCCGAACGCCAGCATGTCGAGGTTCACGGTGAACTCGTTCGCTGA
- the ligA gene encoding NAD-dependent DNA ligase LigA: MSQAEFDRYLALRAEVDRHNRAYYEHDAPTIPDDQYDALARQLRELEVAHPDWAAQVGASSPAQTVGGAPSSAFQPVTHPTPMTSLDNAFDDEELRDWQEKLARALGLPADSDDFTFTGELKVDGLSVNLYYVDGILQWAATRGNGVTGEIVTAQVLTVPGIPQQLSGLRGELEVRGEVYMSRAEFASFNAQAEELGTALLKNPRNGAAGALRQKDPEVTRSRHLKAIFYALGKRDGVPVGTQWDLLTWLRERGFPTSIHSEELRGMAAAADYHARMTAARSTFEFDADGTVLKLNDLRAQEEAGFTSRAPRWAIAYKFPVEEVETTLESITVNVGRTGKLAPLAHLSPRLIEGSTVSKATLHNEDFIRDLDLRVGDTVIVRKSGGVIPQIMRVILDRRPAGTEPFVFPTHCPECGHEATRAEGDANTYCPNPACPAQAFERIRYFVSRGAMDVRGIGEKLVAQLLAAGLVRDAADLYTLSAGQLAGLERGGEKKAQNILAQLEASKTRPLWRLVNALGMNHVGERNAQALARAFGTLDALLAATPGQIENVPGMGGVIAQSVTAALADASMRDLITRLRAHGLNPQEEQVTRSEQLAGLNFVITGSLSRPRDTLKGMLEQAGGRVTGSVTKKTSYLIAGEDAGSKLARAQELGVTILTEDALDALLAERGVTLFA, translated from the coding sequence ATGAGTCAGGCCGAATTCGACCGCTACCTTGCGCTGAGGGCCGAGGTGGACCGGCACAACCGCGCTTACTACGAACACGACGCCCCCACCATCCCCGACGACCAGTACGACGCCCTGGCCCGGCAGTTGCGTGAACTGGAAGTGGCCCACCCGGACTGGGCCGCCCAGGTCGGCGCGAGCAGCCCCGCGCAGACCGTCGGCGGCGCCCCCAGCAGCGCCTTCCAGCCGGTCACCCATCCGACTCCCATGACCAGCCTGGACAACGCCTTTGACGATGAGGAACTCCGGGACTGGCAGGAGAAACTGGCCCGCGCCCTGGGCCTGCCCGCCGACTCGGACGACTTCACCTTCACCGGGGAACTGAAGGTCGACGGGCTGAGCGTGAACCTCTACTACGTCGACGGGATCCTTCAGTGGGCGGCCACGCGCGGCAACGGCGTGACCGGCGAGATCGTGACCGCGCAGGTTCTCACGGTGCCCGGCATCCCGCAGCAGCTCAGCGGCCTGCGCGGCGAGCTGGAGGTGCGCGGCGAGGTGTACATGAGCCGCGCCGAATTTGCCTCGTTCAACGCGCAGGCCGAGGAACTCGGCACGGCCCTGCTGAAAAACCCACGCAATGGAGCGGCCGGCGCGCTGCGGCAGAAGGACCCGGAAGTCACGCGCAGCCGCCACCTGAAAGCCATCTTCTACGCGCTGGGCAAACGCGACGGCGTCCCGGTCGGCACCCAGTGGGACCTGCTGACCTGGCTGCGCGAGCGCGGGTTTCCCACCAGCATCCACAGCGAGGAACTGCGCGGCATGGCCGCCGCCGCCGACTACCACGCCCGCATGACCGCCGCGCGCAGCACCTTCGAGTTCGACGCGGACGGCACGGTGCTGAAACTCAATGACCTGCGCGCCCAGGAGGAAGCCGGGTTTACCAGCCGCGCGCCCCGCTGGGCGATTGCCTATAAGTTCCCGGTTGAAGAAGTCGAAACCACCCTCGAATCCATTACCGTGAACGTCGGCCGGACCGGGAAGCTCGCGCCCCTCGCGCACCTGTCGCCGCGACTGATTGAGGGCAGCACCGTCAGCAAGGCGACGCTGCACAACGAGGACTTCATCCGCGACCTTGACCTGCGCGTGGGCGACACGGTGATCGTCCGGAAGTCCGGCGGCGTCATCCCGCAGATCATGCGCGTGATTCTGGACAGGCGTCCGGCAGGCACCGAACCGTTCGTGTTCCCCACCCACTGTCCTGAATGCGGACATGAAGCCACCCGCGCCGAAGGCGACGCGAACACCTACTGCCCGAACCCCGCCTGCCCCGCTCAGGCCTTCGAACGCATCCGGTACTTCGTGTCGCGCGGCGCCATGGACGTCCGCGGAATCGGGGAGAAACTCGTGGCGCAGCTGCTGGCCGCCGGCCTCGTGCGTGACGCCGCGGACCTGTACACCCTCAGCGCCGGGCAGCTTGCCGGGCTGGAGCGCGGCGGAGAGAAGAAAGCGCAGAATATCCTCGCGCAGTTGGAGGCCAGCAAAACCCGTCCCCTGTGGCGCCTTGTGAACGCTCTGGGCATGAATCACGTCGGTGAACGCAATGCCCAGGCCCTCGCCCGGGCGTTCGGCACGCTGGACGCCCTGCTGGCCGCCACGCCCGGGCAGATTGAGAACGTGCCCGGCATGGGCGGCGTGATTGCGCAGAGTGTCACAGCCGCACTCGCCGACGCCAGCATGCGTGACCTGATCACCCGGCTGCGCGCCCACGGCCTGAACCCCCAGGAGGAACAGGTGACGCGCAGCGAGCAGCTGGCCGGCCTGAACTTCGTGATCACCGGCAGCCTTTCGCGCCCGCGCGACACCCTCAAGGGGATGCTGGAGCAGGCCGGTGGCCGCGTGACCGGCAGCGTCACGAAGAAAACCAGTTACCTCATTGCCGGGGAGGATGCGGGCAGCAAACTCGCCCGCGCGCAGGAACTCGGCGTGACGATACTCACGGAGGACGCCCTGGACGCCCTGCTCGCCGAGCGCGGCGTGACGCTGTTCGCCTGA
- a CDS encoding NADH-quinone oxidoreductase subunit 15, with the protein MSHAHDSALYAQWVDLLGWLEAEAHARGLGFEKVADFPDYIYRMERPYDLPTTVMSVSLSAEGQSLLIAAVSPRHVDLKGVSLRLMGGSKHWHLHAGEAGLLEGKRPFTRERLSVLLDGAVRGVRTGPVSA; encoded by the coding sequence ATGTCACATGCACACGACTCGGCGTTATACGCGCAGTGGGTGGACCTGCTCGGCTGGCTGGAGGCGGAAGCCCACGCGCGCGGGCTGGGCTTCGAGAAGGTCGCGGACTTCCCGGACTACATCTACCGCATGGAGCGGCCCTACGATCTGCCCACCACGGTCATGAGCGTCTCCCTCAGCGCCGAGGGGCAGTCGCTGCTGATCGCGGCAGTCAGCCCGCGGCACGTGGACCTCAAGGGCGTGTCCCTGCGCCTGATGGGCGGCAGCAAACACTGGCACCTGCACGCCGGTGAGGCGGGGCTGCTAGAAGGCAAGCGGCCCTTCACACGTGAGCGCCTGTCCGTCCTGCTCGACGGCGCCGTGCGCGGCGTCCGCACCGGCCCGGTCAGCGCCTAG
- a CDS encoding divergent PAP2 family protein, producing MSNRWLWVAVLSSTGAQVLKVLLILLIERRWRPAAFMETGGMPSSHSAMVAALTTGVGITEGPGSPLFAASAVFALIVMYDATGVRHSSGQQARLLNELVEELRAVVREGFAPLPLRVLLGHTYLEVLVGTIIGFAAGLIAFSP from the coding sequence ATGAGCAACCGCTGGCTGTGGGTGGCGGTGCTCTCCAGCACCGGGGCGCAGGTCCTGAAGGTTCTGCTGATCCTGCTGATCGAGCGCCGCTGGCGCCCCGCGGCCTTCATGGAAACGGGCGGTATGCCCAGCAGCCACTCCGCCATGGTGGCCGCCCTGACGACTGGCGTGGGAATCACCGAGGGGCCTGGCAGTCCGCTGTTCGCCGCGAGTGCCGTGTTCGCCCTGATCGTCATGTATGACGCGACGGGCGTACGTCACTCCAGTGGACAGCAGGCGCGGCTGCTGAACGAGCTGGTGGAGGAGCTGCGCGCCGTGGTCCGCGAGGGGTTCGCGCCCCTGCCGCTGCGGGTGCTGCTGGGGCACACGTACCTGGAGGTGCTGGTCGGGACCATCATTGGCTTCGCAGCGGGGCTCATTGCGTTTTCCCCCTGA
- a CDS encoding protease complex subunit PrcB family protein — MKRTLMAAALLGVGLLSACSMTGPGNLRVHEVLLYGGAQERVVWVYGTLQGSQSSVKLGGTTADVRAQVNDALAVPGSLSVNGKATYRQATAALPPRLTLTRSGASLFTVSPQPGANIQAVYYTDGQSWVKLSGTSGAVSATRVDGLRGAGQLTDDEARALGDVLRPQGPLAVAVLSDTGLPDAPLAVEPTPTEYRRTALYIQSSVPTAAAPATPAVPSTGASVTFTELASGTNASAAAFGVQVATTNAAAAALYAQAYGRQTGAPTPPSVTGRTLIGVFLGQRSTGGYSVRVVGATVTGDAVTLRVRVTAPGAGSLTTQAITSPWTIVSVPGAYRTVTVVDEAGQPLSGGGTTR, encoded by the coding sequence ATGAAACGAACCTTGATGGCCGCCGCGCTTCTCGGCGTGGGCCTGCTCAGTGCCTGTTCCATGACCGGGCCCGGTAATCTCCGCGTGCACGAAGTGCTCCTGTACGGAGGAGCTCAGGAGCGCGTCGTCTGGGTGTACGGCACACTCCAGGGCAGTCAGAGCAGCGTGAAGCTGGGCGGCACCACCGCCGACGTGCGCGCCCAGGTGAACGACGCCCTGGCGGTCCCCGGTTCACTCAGCGTGAACGGCAAGGCCACCTATCGTCAGGCCACAGCCGCCCTGCCGCCCCGTTTGACCCTGACGCGCAGCGGCGCCAGCCTGTTCACCGTGAGCCCCCAACCCGGCGCGAACATTCAGGCGGTGTACTACACCGACGGCCAGAGCTGGGTGAAACTCAGCGGCACCAGCGGCGCCGTCAGCGCCACTCGCGTGGACGGCCTGCGGGGCGCGGGGCAGCTCACGGACGACGAGGCCCGGGCCCTCGGCGACGTGCTGCGGCCCCAGGGCCCGCTCGCCGTGGCCGTTCTCAGCGACACCGGACTGCCGGACGCCCCGCTCGCCGTGGAGCCCACCCCCACCGAGTACCGCCGCACCGCGCTGTACATCCAGTCCAGCGTCCCCACCGCCGCGGCACCCGCCACACCCGCCGTCCCGAGCACAGGAGCCAGCGTGACCTTCACTGAACTTGCCAGCGGCACCAACGCCTCAGCGGCCGCCTTCGGCGTGCAGGTTGCCACCACCAATGCCGCCGCCGCCGCCCTGTACGCCCAGGCCTACGGCCGCCAGACCGGCGCGCCCACCCCGCCCAGCGTCACCGGCCGGACCCTGATCGGCGTGTTCCTGGGGCAGCGCAGCACCGGCGGGTACAGTGTGCGGGTGGTCGGCGCCACCGTGACGGGCGACGCCGTGACCCTGCGCGTCCGCGTGACTGCACCCGGCGCGGGCAGCCTGACCACGCAGGCCATCACCAGCCCCTGGACCATCGTGAGTGTTCCCGGCGCCTACCGCACCGTGACCGTGGTGGATGAGGCCGGGCAGCCCCTGAGTGGCGGCGGCACCACCCGCTGA
- a CDS encoding alpha-amylase family glycosyl hydrolase, translated as MTLFPLLSTQHDHTPAYTERLGAPVGSVIRVRLRTTLSVTDVTLKFVRVGEVESVPAREIEPLGDAPGRWFEADLPAHEGRVRYSWQLNFTNDHLNLTSLGLHRTRRGFRSWFTYLTGHVAPEWAWESVFYQIFPDRFRNGDPTNDVQTGQYVYGDRVVEHVGWGTPIDAWGDIHGHYGGDLNGITQALPYLSDLGITGLWLTPVFVSPSNHRYDITDYRHIDPHLGGDAAWTELVEAATDAGVRIVLDGVFNHVGNENALFLAALDDELAPERAMFTWRDEPGKLPYHAFFDVPTLPKIDYRNESAVQEFFSGEESVVRHWLRRGAAGWRLDVAHMIGTGGTDEDNLPLHRTLKRAAREERRDAYVFGERFYDPEHALDGQGEDGSMNYHGFGLPVMQWLARANMTFEPSALSGEELVEILWDAYHALPPQVALSMFNVLESHDIARALYRVGNDRMKFLAGFTLLMGYTGVPCTYYGSEVGVTQSRDGAMPWCRETMPWDETLWDLNLRGRVKALIGVRRATRALQRGALRFVHAEEDAVAFLREYTCEDGRVERAAVVASRQDQPHEVSLTLPDGEWRDAVTGEVFPGGHVTLNAAGGCVLVQD; from the coding sequence ATGACTCTTTTTCCACTGCTGTCCACCCAACATGACCACACCCCCGCGTACACCGAGCGCCTGGGCGCGCCCGTCGGTTCCGTCATCCGCGTGCGGCTGCGCACCACACTGTCCGTGACGGACGTAACTCTGAAATTCGTGCGAGTAGGCGAAGTCGAATCCGTCCCTGCCCGCGAAATCGAACCGCTCGGGGACGCGCCCGGCCGCTGGTTCGAAGCGGACCTGCCCGCCCATGAGGGCCGCGTGCGGTATTCGTGGCAGCTGAACTTCACGAACGACCACCTCAACCTGACGAGCCTGGGACTGCACCGCACCCGGCGGGGCTTCCGCTCCTGGTTCACGTACCTGACCGGGCACGTGGCCCCCGAGTGGGCGTGGGAGAGCGTGTTCTACCAGATCTTCCCCGACCGCTTCCGCAATGGTGATCCCACCAACGACGTGCAGACCGGGCAGTACGTGTACGGCGACCGCGTGGTGGAGCACGTCGGGTGGGGAACGCCCATCGATGCGTGGGGGGACATTCACGGTCACTACGGCGGGGACCTGAACGGCATCACGCAGGCGCTGCCCTACCTGAGCGACCTGGGCATCACGGGGCTGTGGCTCACGCCGGTGTTCGTGTCGCCCAGCAACCACCGCTACGACATTACCGACTACCGGCACATCGACCCGCACCTGGGAGGCGACGCCGCCTGGACCGAACTGGTCGAGGCGGCCACGGACGCCGGCGTGAGAATCGTGCTCGACGGGGTGTTCAATCACGTGGGCAACGAGAACGCCCTGTTCCTCGCGGCTCTGGACGACGAGCTCGCCCCGGAACGCGCGATGTTCACGTGGCGTGACGAACCCGGCAAGCTCCCCTACCACGCGTTCTTTGATGTGCCCACCCTCCCGAAGATTGATTACCGCAACGAGTCGGCGGTGCAGGAATTCTTCAGCGGCGAGGAGAGCGTGGTGCGGCACTGGCTGCGGCGAGGCGCGGCCGGCTGGCGCCTGGACGTGGCCCACATGATCGGCACCGGCGGCACCGACGAGGACAATCTGCCGCTTCACCGCACCCTGAAGCGCGCCGCGCGCGAGGAACGCCGTGACGCCTACGTGTTCGGGGAGCGGTTCTACGACCCGGAGCACGCCCTGGACGGTCAGGGTGAGGACGGCAGCATGAACTACCACGGGTTTGGCCTGCCGGTTATGCAGTGGCTGGCGCGCGCGAACATGACGTTCGAACCGAGCGCCCTGAGCGGCGAGGAACTCGTGGAGATCCTCTGGGACGCCTACCACGCCCTGCCGCCCCAGGTGGCGCTGAGCATGTTCAACGTGCTGGAATCCCATGACATTGCCCGGGCGCTGTACCGGGTGGGCAACGACCGCATGAAGTTCCTGGCGGGATTCACGCTGCTGATGGGCTACACCGGGGTGCCCTGCACGTACTACGGCAGCGAGGTCGGGGTCACGCAGTCGCGTGACGGCGCAATGCCGTGGTGCCGCGAGACGATGCCCTGGGATGAAACGCTCTGGGACCTGAACCTGCGCGGGCGCGTGAAGGCCCTGATCGGCGTGCGCCGCGCCACGCGGGCGCTGCAGCGTGGCGCGCTGCGCTTCGTGCACGCCGAGGAGGACGCCGTGGCGTTCCTGCGTGAGTACACCTGCGAGGATGGCCGCGTGGAGCGCGCCGCTGTGGTGGCCAGCCGCCAGGATCAGCCACACGAGGTGAGCCTGACCCTCCCGGACGGCGAATGGCGCGACGCGGTGACGGGCGAGGTGTTCCCGGGGGGGCACGTCACGCTGAATGCTGCGGGAGGCTGCGTCCTCGTTCAGGACTGA
- a CDS encoding DNA repair protein RecN encodes MTRKAPRPTAVSPDPVLPPLARLEVRNLATIQTLDLPFQEGLSVFTGETGAGKSIIVDALGLLLGSRSNTDLIRTGEDDLLVTGHWAEEIASRRVSSQGRSTARLDGEVVSLRELQEWAQRRLTIHWQHSAVSLLTPANQRALLDRQLPAEHAAYASAYRTWLDARTRLERLRASERERARQLDLLQFQAQEIAQIAPQIGEEEPLQADLTRLSNLDTIAQSAAHALSLLSDADENALGFLNEAVRALNAGARYDETTGQLQTELREAVASVQAVVGELRAVAEDQAPDPEELARVEARLGALGKLRSKYGPTLDDVLTFHAQVEDELAALTRDEQDAGTLDAEVAALHADLTRVGAALDAARRKRAGPLAQDLLDVIRQLGMPHARLEFQLSPLADAGPHGLSDVTLQFTANPGEDLAPLADVASGGELSRVMLAISTVLGADTPAVVFDEVDAGIGGSAALAVAAQLRSLARTRQVLVVTHLAQIAAQADHHYKVEKSVEGGRTVSRVRRLDQQERLEEVARMLSGNTSDAALQHARELLHAVS; translated from the coding sequence GTGACCCGCAAGGCCCCGCGTCCCACCGCCGTTTCTCCAGACCCGGTCCTGCCGCCCCTGGCGCGGCTGGAGGTCCGGAACCTCGCGACGATCCAGACGCTGGACCTGCCGTTTCAGGAGGGCCTGAGTGTCTTTACGGGCGAAACCGGCGCGGGCAAGAGCATCATCGTGGACGCGCTGGGGCTGCTGCTGGGCTCGCGCAGCAACACCGACCTGATCCGCACCGGCGAGGACGACCTGCTGGTCACCGGGCACTGGGCAGAGGAGATCGCCAGCCGCCGCGTGAGCAGCCAGGGCCGCTCCACCGCCCGGCTCGACGGCGAGGTGGTCAGCCTGCGCGAACTGCAGGAGTGGGCGCAGCGGCGGCTCACCATTCACTGGCAGCACTCCGCGGTCAGCCTGCTGACCCCCGCCAACCAGCGTGCCCTGCTCGACCGGCAGCTGCCCGCCGAGCACGCCGCCTACGCGAGCGCCTACCGCACGTGGCTCGACGCCCGCACGCGCCTGGAACGCCTGCGCGCCAGTGAACGCGAGCGGGCCCGGCAGCTTGACCTGCTGCAGTTCCAGGCGCAGGAAATCGCGCAGATCGCTCCGCAGATCGGAGAGGAGGAGCCCCTCCAGGCCGACCTGACGCGCCTGTCGAACCTCGACACCATTGCCCAGAGCGCCGCGCATGCCCTGAGCCTCCTGAGTGACGCTGACGAAAACGCCCTGGGGTTCCTGAACGAGGCCGTCCGCGCGCTGAACGCCGGCGCCCGGTACGACGAGACCACTGGGCAGCTGCAGACGGAGCTGCGGGAGGCGGTGGCCAGCGTTCAGGCCGTGGTGGGTGAACTGCGCGCCGTGGCTGAGGATCAGGCGCCCGATCCCGAGGAACTCGCGCGAGTTGAAGCGCGGCTCGGCGCTCTGGGCAAACTGCGCAGCAAGTACGGCCCCACCCTCGATGACGTCCTGACCTTCCACGCGCAGGTGGAAGATGAACTGGCCGCCCTGACCCGCGATGAACAGGACGCCGGCACCCTGGACGCCGAGGTGGCGGCCCTGCACGCTGATCTGACCCGGGTGGGCGCCGCGCTGGACGCCGCGCGCAGGAAACGCGCCGGGCCCCTGGCGCAGGACCTGCTGGACGTGATCCGGCAGCTGGGCATGCCACACGCCCGTCTGGAGTTTCAACTGAGCCCCCTGGCCGACGCCGGTCCGCACGGCCTGAGTGACGTGACCCTGCAGTTCACGGCCAACCCCGGTGAGGACCTTGCCCCGCTGGCCGACGTGGCGTCCGGCGGTGAGCTCTCACGCGTGATGCTGGCCATCAGTACCGTGCTGGGCGCAGACACCCCCGCCGTGGTGTTTGATGAGGTGGACGCCGGGATCGGCGGCAGCGCCGCGCTGGCCGTCGCTGCGCAGCTGCGCTCCCTGGCCCGCACCCGTCAGGTGCTGGTCGTCACGCACCTTGCGCAGATCGCCGCGCAGGCCGACCATCACTACAAGGTCGAGAAGAGCGTGGAAGGGGGGCGGACCGTCAGCCGCGTCCGGCGACTTGACCAGCAGGAGCGTCTGGAGGAGGTTGCGCGCATGCTCAGCGGCAACACCAGTGACGCGGCGCTGCAGCACGCCCGTGAACTCCTGCACGCCGTGTCCTGA